The following are encoded together in the Sphingomicrobium clamense genome:
- a CDS encoding UDP-N-acetylmuramoyl-L-alanyl-D-glutamate--2,6-diaminopimelate ligase, with protein sequence MRLSELTSRGSEVEVTGFSIDNRKVEPGHVFGAFRGAVHNGEDFIEDAVERGAVAVVCRDGIGTFKAQRIASDNPRETFAEMAAKFYGPYPENVVAVTGTNGKTSTVEMCRQMWRMMGKRSASIGTLGVTTSDDQVKTGLTTPDIVTFLNNMAGLKRMGISHVAYETSSHGLDQHRAEGVPLKAAAFTNFSRDHLDYHETMEAYFEAKMRLFDELLPEDGTAVVWTDDEYSDAVIARVKQRGLKLLTVGERGETIRLGDRRSTALGQAMAITHDGETHLLKLPLIGGYQAANVMTAAGLMLATGSGFGDVFAAMGRVSPVRGRLERAVITKKGAPIYVDYAHTPDALVAAIEALRPHVEKKLITVFGAGGDRDRGKRAPMGMVAAEASDIVIVTDDNPRSEDPATIRAEILEGAPDAIEVEGRRAAIEKAIALAEAGDIVLLAGKGHEQGQIIGDVTHPFDDGEVARECAA encoded by the coding sequence ATGCGCCTGTCCGAACTCACCTCGCGCGGGAGCGAGGTCGAAGTCACCGGATTCTCGATCGACAATCGCAAGGTCGAACCCGGCCACGTGTTCGGCGCCTTTCGCGGTGCGGTCCATAATGGCGAGGACTTTATCGAGGACGCGGTCGAACGCGGCGCGGTCGCGGTCGTGTGCCGTGACGGAATCGGCACCTTCAAGGCGCAGCGCATCGCCTCCGACAATCCGCGCGAGACCTTTGCCGAAATGGCGGCGAAATTTTACGGACCCTATCCCGAAAATGTCGTCGCGGTCACCGGTACCAACGGCAAGACCTCGACCGTCGAGATGTGCCGCCAGATGTGGCGCATGATGGGCAAGCGCTCGGCCTCGATCGGGACGCTGGGCGTGACGACGTCGGACGACCAGGTGAAAACCGGGTTGACCACGCCCGACATCGTCACCTTCCTCAACAATATGGCCGGCCTCAAACGCATGGGGATCAGCCATGTCGCTTACGAGACTTCCAGCCACGGGCTCGACCAGCATCGCGCCGAGGGCGTGCCGCTGAAAGCTGCTGCTTTCACCAATTTCTCGCGCGACCATCTCGACTATCACGAGACGATGGAGGCCTATTTCGAGGCCAAGATGCGGTTGTTCGATGAGCTTTTGCCCGAGGACGGCACCGCGGTGGTGTGGACCGACGACGAATATTCCGATGCGGTGATCGCGCGGGTCAAGCAGCGCGGCCTCAAGCTGCTGACGGTGGGAGAGCGGGGCGAGACGATCCGGCTCGGCGACCGTCGCTCGACCGCGCTCGGCCAGGCGATGGCGATCACGCACGATGGCGAGACGCACCTGCTCAAGCTGCCGTTGATCGGCGGCTACCAGGCGGCCAACGTGATGACCGCGGCGGGGCTGATGCTCGCCACCGGCAGCGGGTTTGGCGACGTCTTCGCCGCGATGGGGCGGGTCAGTCCGGTACGCGGGCGGCTCGAACGCGCGGTGATCACCAAGAAGGGTGCGCCCATCTATGTCGACTATGCCCACACGCCCGACGCGCTGGTCGCGGCGATCGAGGCGCTGCGCCCGCATGTCGAGAAGAAGCTGATCACCGTGTTCGGCGCTGGCGGCGACCGCGACCGCGGTAAGCGCGCCCCGATGGGCATGGTCGCTGCCGAGGCAAGCGACATCGTCATCGTCACCGACGACAATCCTCGTAGCGAGGACCCGGCCACGATCCGCGCCGAAATCCTCGAAGGCGCGCCCGATGCCATCGAGGTCGAAGGCCGCCGCGCCGCGATCGAAAAGGCGATCGCGCTGGCCGAGGCGGGTGACATCGTCCTTCTGGCGGGCAAGGGCCACGAGCAGGGCCAGATCATCGGCGACGTCACCCATCCCTTCGACGACGGCGAAGTCGCTCGGGAGTGCGCCGCGTGA
- a CDS encoding UDP-N-acetylmuramoyl-tripeptide--D-alanyl-D-alanine ligase, which produces MSLWTSDEIAAATGGTASAEFEVSGVAFDSREIEPGHLFVAMPGTQFDGHDFVGKAIENGATALLVSKPQQHPHVLVDDVAAALEALAKAARARLSDEAVVIGVTGSVGKTSTKEALYAALDRASLGKAHRSVKSYNNHTGVPLSLARMPRDTRYGVFEMGMNHAGEIAALTKLVRPHIAMVTTIAPAHIENLGTIEAIADAKAEIFEGLEEGGTAIVPEDVHQRDQLVKAARKHAARTLTFGSGEADAAVIHSVPARAGGSLVTARLPGREVTFTIAQPGAHWVMNALAVLAAVGEAGADVAVAGLALADMGGLAGRGARHRIKVNGGEALLIDESYNANSASMAATLATLGAEKGRKVAVLGAMKELGEESERLHAELAGPVREAGVEQLILVGDEMAALEAALLGEIPITRVENVELATQALQQTIRMGDAVLVKASNSVGLAKLVSAMAGGR; this is translated from the coding sequence GTGAGCCTGTGGACCTCCGACGAAATCGCCGCCGCGACCGGCGGCACGGCGAGCGCCGAATTCGAGGTTAGCGGCGTCGCCTTCGACAGCCGCGAGATCGAGCCCGGCCACCTGTTCGTCGCGATGCCCGGGACGCAGTTTGACGGGCACGATTTTGTAGGAAAGGCGATCGAAAACGGCGCAACCGCGCTGCTCGTCAGCAAACCGCAGCAGCATCCGCACGTCCTCGTCGACGACGTCGCCGCCGCGCTCGAAGCGCTGGCCAAGGCGGCGCGCGCGCGGCTGTCGGACGAGGCGGTGGTCATCGGCGTGACCGGGTCGGTGGGAAAGACCTCGACCAAGGAAGCGCTCTACGCAGCGCTCGACCGCGCAAGCCTCGGCAAGGCGCACCGCTCGGTGAAGAGCTACAACAACCATACGGGCGTCCCGCTCAGCCTCGCGCGCATGCCCCGCGACACCAGATATGGCGTGTTCGAGATGGGGATGAACCATGCCGGCGAAATCGCTGCGCTGACCAAGCTCGTGCGCCCGCACATCGCGATGGTCACCACCATCGCCCCCGCGCATATCGAAAATCTGGGCACCATCGAAGCGATCGCCGATGCCAAGGCGGAAATCTTCGAGGGTCTCGAAGAGGGCGGCACCGCGATCGTTCCCGAGGACGTCCACCAGCGCGACCAGCTGGTGAAGGCGGCGCGCAAGCATGCGGCGCGCACGCTGACCTTCGGCTCGGGCGAGGCGGATGCGGCGGTGATCCACTCGGTCCCGGCGCGCGCGGGCGGCTCGCTGGTGACCGCGCGGCTGCCGGGGCGCGAGGTGACCTTCACCATCGCGCAACCGGGCGCGCACTGGGTCATGAACGCGCTCGCCGTGCTGGCGGCGGTCGGCGAGGCGGGCGCGGACGTCGCGGTCGCGGGGCTCGCGCTGGCCGATATGGGCGGACTTGCGGGACGCGGCGCGCGCCACCGGATCAAGGTCAATGGCGGCGAAGCGCTGCTGATCGATGAAAGCTACAACGCCAACTCGGCCTCGATGGCGGCGACGCTGGCAACCTTGGGCGCCGAGAAGGGCCGCAAGGTCGCGGTGCTGGGCGCGATGAAGGAGCTGGGCGAGGAAAGCGAGCGACTTCACGCCGAGCTGGCGGGCCCGGTGCGCGAGGCAGGGGTCGAACAGCTGATCCTCGTGGGCGACGAGATGGCCGCGCTCGAGGCGGCGCTGCTCGGCGAAATCCCGATCACGCGGGTCGAGAATGTCGAGCTCGCCACGCAGGCGCTGCAGCAGACCATCCGCATGGGCGACGCGGTGCTGGTCAAGGCGTCGAACAGCGTCGGGCTTGCAAAGCTGGTGAGCGCGATGGCAGGGGGGCGCTGA
- the mraY gene encoding phospho-N-acetylmuramoyl-pentapeptide-transferase, whose protein sequence is MLYLIAEWLDFAGPLNLIRYITFRAGATTATALLIGLLLGPKFINWLRKTQGKGQPIRADGPQSHLAKRGTPTMGGLLILVSLGISVLLWMDLTNVYVWSVLLVIAGFGLIGFLDDYDKVKKAHHAGLSAKFRLLLEFAIGGLATWLMVRVSGTDLHLPFIQGSVIDLGWLYIPFGAFVIVAFGNAVNLTDGLDGLATMPVIIASVAFALIAYLVGNAVFAEYLGIPHVLGVGDLTVVLLGIVGAGLAFLWFNAPPAAVFMGDTGSLALGGGLGAIAVATHHEFVLAIIGGLFVLEAVSVIVQVFFYKRTGKRVFKMAPIHHHFEHLGWSEPTVVIRFWIISFVLALAGLSTLKLR, encoded by the coding sequence ATGTTATATCTGATTGCCGAATGGCTCGACTTTGCGGGGCCTTTGAACCTCATTCGCTACATCACCTTCCGTGCTGGCGCGACGACTGCGACGGCGCTGCTCATCGGGCTGCTGCTCGGCCCCAAATTCATCAACTGGCTGCGCAAGACGCAGGGCAAGGGCCAGCCGATCCGTGCCGACGGGCCGCAGAGCCATCTCGCCAAGCGCGGGACGCCGACGATGGGCGGACTGCTGATCCTCGTGTCGCTGGGCATTTCGGTGCTGCTGTGGATGGACCTTACCAACGTCTATGTCTGGTCGGTGCTGCTGGTCATCGCGGGCTTCGGGCTGATCGGATTTCTCGACGATTACGACAAGGTGAAGAAGGCGCATCATGCGGGGCTTTCGGCCAAATTCCGCCTGCTGCTCGAGTTCGCGATCGGCGGGCTCGCGACCTGGCTGATGGTGCGCGTGAGCGGGACCGATCTGCACCTGCCCTTCATCCAGGGGTCGGTGATCGATCTCGGCTGGCTCTACATCCCCTTCGGCGCGTTCGTGATCGTCGCGTTCGGCAATGCGGTAAACCTTACTGACGGGCTTGACGGGCTGGCGACCATGCCGGTGATCATCGCCAGCGTGGCCTTCGCGCTGATTGCCTACCTCGTCGGCAACGCGGTGTTCGCGGAATATCTCGGCATCCCCCACGTGCTGGGGGTGGGCGACCTTACCGTCGTGCTGCTCGGCATCGTCGGGGCGGGGCTCGCCTTCCTGTGGTTCAACGCGCCGCCCGCCGCCGTGTTCATGGGCGACACGGGCAGTCTCGCGCTGGGCGGCGGACTGGGCGCGATCGCGGTCGCGACGCACCATGAATTCGTGCTGGCGATCATCGGTGGGCTGTTCGTGCTCGAAGCGGTCAGCGTGATCGTGCAGGTCTTCTTCTACAAACGCACGGGCAAGCGCGTCTTCAAGATGGCGCCGATCCACCATCATTTCGAACATCTCGGCTGGAGCGAGCCGACGGTGGTGATCCGCTTCTGGATCATCAGCTTCGTGCTGGCGCTCGCGGGCCTTTCGACGCTCAAACTGCGGTGA